In Gymnogyps californianus isolate 813 chromosome 1, ASM1813914v2, whole genome shotgun sequence, the following are encoded in one genomic region:
- the VEGFD gene encoding vascular endothelial growth factor D: protein MYKPWATVNIFIVSFLHLLQGSDYENGSVKRTSLSALERSEQQIRRASSLEELLRITHSEDWKLWKCRLKLKSLANLDSRSASHRSTRFAAAFYDIDTLKVIDEEWQKTQCVPRETCVEVAKELGTTTNKFFKPPCVNVFRCGGCCNEESLSCMNTSTTYVSKTLFEISVPLTSVPEPVPIKIANHTGCKCLSNTQRHQYAIIRRSVQYPEEDGCPFANKLCHNGWIWDSDKCECVVDVQHPNRREGLPPLAELAMCGQHMEFDEENCECICRQKCPTDFFQSKENCSCYLCRESQESCALKHKIFHAETCSCEDKCPSQPRTCPTAKPICSRHCRCPKEKRGSHGSQSKETP, encoded by the exons AGGACATCTCTGTCAGCATTGGAGCGGTCAGAACAGCAGATCAGGAGAGCATCCagcctggaagagctgcttcGCATCACGCACTCTGAGGACTGGAAGCTGTGGAAATGCAGGCTAAAACTCAAGAGTTTGGCCAATTTAGACTCCCGCTCTGCATCACATCGCTCCACcagatttgctgctgctttctatGATATCGATACACTGAAAG TCATAGATGAGGAATGGCAAAAGACTCAATGCGTGCCAAGGGAAACCTGCGTAGAAGTTGCCAAAGAGCTGGGTACAACAACCAACAAATTTTTCAAGCCTCCCTGTGTGAACGTGTTCAGATGTGGAGGCTGCTGCAACGAGGAGAGCCTCAGCTGCATGAATACAAGTACAACTTACGTGTCGAAAACG CTCTTTGAGATCTCGGTTCCCTTGACAAGTGTTCCTGAGCCTGTGCCAATCAAAATTGCCAATCACACAGGCTGTAAGTGTCTATCAAATACCCAGCGTCATCAGTACGCCATCATACGAAGATCTGTCCAGTACCCAGAAGAAGACGG atgcCCCTTTGCCAACAAACTTTGCCATAATGGATGGATCTGGGATAGTGACAAATGTGAATGTGTTGTAGATGTACAGCACCCCAACAGACGAGAAG GGCTCCCTCCTCTTGCTGAGCTGGCTATGTGTGGACAACATATGGAATTTGATGAAGAAAATTGTGAATGCATCTGTAGACAGAAGTGTCCCAcagatttctttcaaagtaaagAGAACTGCAGCTGCTATTTGTGTAGGGAGAGCCAGGAGAGCTGTGCTCTAAAACACAAGATATTTCATGCTGAAACCTGCAG CTGTGAGGACAAATGTCCATCACAACCCAGAACATGCCCAACTGCAAAACCAATATGTTCCAGGCATTGTCGTTGTCCGAAGGAGAAGAGAGGTTCTCATGGGTCCCAAAGCAAAGAAACTCCTTGA